The DNA window CAGATTTGCCAACTTCAATAGAACCAATCTCTTTATCTAAACCTAAACATCTAGCCCCATTAATGGTTAAAATTTTAAAAGAATCCTCCGTAGAAATTGCAGACATATCTCCTTCATGACAGTTTACTAACGTAACACCATAACTCATATGCCTAAACAAATTCATTGAAAATGCGCTTATATTACCGTCCGTAGCTAAACCAACCGGTACACCTGCCAGATCCATTTCTTTATATTTAATTAATCCCTTGCCTTTTCTTGCATTTGTAAATGGACACCAAGCAAGTTTTGATCCTGCAAACGCCATCCTAAATGCATCTTCTTGAGTTAAGATAGTTCCATGCGCAATTAATAATCGCTCCGTCAAAAGACCAAGCTCATTTACATATGAGATAGAATCAGTGCCTAACTCTTTTAAAGTTTTTATTTCTTGACTTTCCCCTAAATGCATATGCACGGGGATTCCTTCTCTTTCAGAAAATTTCGCAATTTTTTCAAGATCATTCTGTGGAAGCATATAGATTGAATGCGCGCCAATTGCTATCTTTGCCAAACCTAAATTTGTAATTGATAAATCTTTAATTTCTGCTAAAAGTGAATCTATATCCCTATCCGGATTCATAAAATAATTTCCAGTATATTCTCCATTTTTTTTAGTTTGGAAAATCGCAGGAGAAACTAATATCCTTAATCCTGTTTCATTTGAAGTTTTGATTACTTCCTCTGGGAAAAAGTAATGATCCGCAACAGCAATAGTGCCGGAAGATATCATCTCATAAGCAGTCATACAAGTAGCAGCATATACGTCTTCAGGAGTAAATTTAGGTTCATAACCCCATATCTGATTCAACCAATCAATACCTTGCTTTCCATCAATCTGTGTTCTTTTATTTAATGATTGATAAAGCTCGTTAAAAATTTTCATGCCCATATGCGCATGCGTATTCACACAACCAGGCATAACAAAGCCATCAAGTGTTAATGTATTTGCACTGCCCCCGGGCTTATCACTTATCTCTTTAATCTTGCCATCTTCAATTGATAAATAAACATCATCCTTAAATCCATCCGGCAAATAAATATGTTTACAGTTTAAATTCACTTTAATTCCCTCCTAAATTCATCTCAATTCAAATAAACCTTTTTGAAGTCCGGATAAATCATTAACAATAAATCTGTCATCTAACCCTTGAGAAACAAAATCTTCCTTTTTAGTTAATCCAGTCAAAACAGCTACAAAATATAACTCCCTGGCTTTAGCTGAAACATAATCATCAAGATGGTCACCAACAACAACAATCTCACCAACCGAAATACCTTTTCCATCTAAATGTTCAATCGCTTTTTGATACGCGTTTCGGTGAGGCTTTCGTTCTTCAGCGCTAGGAGGCGGATAAATAAAATCAAAACATTCCCGGAGATATCCGCACTGTGATAATCTTTCTTCAATCATCTGTGTCCGATTAGTCATTATTCCAAGAACCTTCCCGGTTTGATATAAAGAAGTAACTACATCAACCCCATTTAACGTAGCAGAATATCCTTTTTCTTTAGCTCTGGCCCTATATGCAGCTAAAACAACTGGACCGTTTTCAACAAATAACTCTTTAAATATATCTTCAAATGGCAGATTCTTTGATTGAACTGCCTTAATATTTAAATCATCAGGTACATTTAACCCTAAACTATTAGAAGTTTCTTTTATCATTGATAAAACATATTTATCAGTTTCCCAAAGCGTATTGTCAGCATCAAATATTATTGCCCGAATTGTCATAATAATCACCTAAATCCAATGAAAATCTCTCCTCAATTATTAATAATAAGTTTATTTTAAAAACATTTAGGTAAACAAAAACATATTACAAAAAACGTATTACAACAAATAAACTGGGAACAAGAATTCTCTTGCTCATTTAATAATATACGAACATGCAAATTAACAATTGAATGACTCTGAACTGCGCCAAAAGTTAGTAATACTTTAGCAAAATAAAGTTTTAACACAAAAGTTAACGTCATTCCGTGCAGTCTCAGTGCATTTATCAGCATAGCAACATCTGGCTGCATTAAAGTATATATGAGCACACAAATGTTAACTTTGGTTTGTCGCTTCAGAAAGCTAAAGTATTGCAAAAGTTCAATAACTTTATAAATAAAACATCTATTCCAATCTCTAATGACAGCCATAAATTATGAATCTAAATATAAGCCAGAAACCAATATCTGGACAGAAAAATATAGGCCTTCAACATTTGATGAAGTCAGAGGTCAAAAAGATATTGTTAATAGAATTAGAACATTTGTTGAACAGAAAAATATGCCTCATTTACTATTTTCAGGACCTGCAGGTGTAGGTAAAACCACACTCTCTCTAGTAATTGCCCGGCAATTATTTACTGAAAACTGGAAAAATAATTTTTTAGAACTGAATGCCTCAGATGAAAGAGGCATTGACATTGTCAGAGTTAAAGTAAAGGATTTCGCAAGAACTAGAGCAATTGGTAATGTACCATTCAAAATAATATACTTAGATGAATGTGATGCTTTAACAAAAGAAGCACAGCAAGCGTTAAGAAGAACTATGGAAAATTACACTAAAACCTGCAGATTCATTTTATCCTGTAACTATAGCAGTAAAATAATTGATCCTATCCAATCAAGATGCGCAGTTTTTAAATTCAAACTTTTACCTAAACCCGAGATAGAAAAACTAATCACTGAAAGATTGCTCGGAGAAAATAAGGAATTTACCATTGATTCTCCGCTAAACGAAATAATTGACGCACTATATGAAATTTCCAATGGTGGCGACATGCGAAGAGTTATGAACATACTGCAGGCATGCGCATCAATCGCAGAAAACAAAAAGATTACTGCTAATCTGATTTATTCAATGGGTTCAGTTGCAAAGCCTGAAGAAATCAAAGACATATTAAACACGGCAATTAATCAAGACTTTGACGGCGCAAGAAGAAAACTACTCAATTGCATGTTAGAAAATGGCCTTTCAGGCATTGATATAATCAAACAAATTTCCAAGGCAGTATGGGACATAGAGATTGACAACAGAGCAAAAGTTAAATTAATGGATAAATGCGGAGACATTGAATTTCGTTTAGTCGAAGGCTCTGACGAATTTATTCAGTTGGAAGCATTGCTGGCTTTTGCAATGATGTTAAAAGAAAAATAAAAAATAAAGCGCCTTAACTAGCGCTTACATCTTGAATCTCGATTGATTTTTCAAAGAACTGATGATATCTATATGATAAATCTACAGTAAATAATTCTTCGAACACTGAGTCAACAGCACTCAAATCTAAGGTGCATATAACAGCCCTTTTCTGTCCATTGAACAATGTAACAAACCCTTCAGATTCCACACTATTCCCTTGCTCTAAACCTGAACACCGGGGAAGCGCACCATTGACGTCAGACGTGACTTTTAAGAAAACTTTATATTTATCAGGATTTATTATAGCATCATTACAATCTGTACCTACCCTATAAAACATATCATCTTTGTCACCAACATGTTCAATCTCAAATAATATCTGGACCTTATTTTCACCCAGTGGGCTTTCTTTAAGCATTGTAATATGCACCGGCCCGCCTGAATTTTCAACATCTTTTTCTCCGGTTACTTTGCAAATTGCTTCACCAACATTTCCTAATGGGTTTTTATTGACACAAATTTTCGAACTCACTTGTGTTTTATAATCATAACAAAGATTGGCCCTAAATTTAAAATCAGTATTACCCTTTAAATCAGGCATGTACTTTAACCCTGCAAACTCAACAAATGATGTATCCCCCGGCAAATTTGTACCATCTGTGTTTTTCTTTGATCCCCTTATTCCAGGAATATCTTTTTTCAACCCAGCCTGCGAACTTAATCCAAAATCTTTAGAGTTAATTCCTAGAATTTCAACATATCCATTACCAGCTTCAACAAAATGTTCACCCTTATTTTCAAATTTTAAACCAATGGCAAAGGATGAACTGCCTTGATCATACACTTGTTTGGGTGGCGCTCCTTCAATAAATTCTCCGGTAAGCCCCATTTTTCCTCCAATAAACGGAGAAACTCCTTGTTTAATCGGTTCTTTCCCTCCACAACCAACAACGAATAACATCACCAAAATCATTAATAACACGCTTATCTTTTTCATTTTAATTACCTCTTTCAAATATCCCTGCATTTCCCATCAATACATCTTGGACCGCTAGTTGCTTTTTCGCAATCTGCATCAACCCGGCAATTTCTACCGAATAATGCTCCAGTAACGTCAATAGGAAGATTAACCTGGAAATTTTTATCCTTATACCTAACTGAACCATCTTCATTTAATTCTACTCTCTTACCATTTTTATCATAAACAAATCTTACACCCCCTGCGCCCAATTCTGATCTGTATTGATTGATATTAACGATCTCAACTCTTTGCTGGGTTGATTCCATGTAACCATACTCCAATGTAATCTGTAATGGAGTTTGAAAAGCATAAGCATTCCCGCTATAATCCACTACTTGAGTAATTACAGCTTTGCCATCATGAAGCCTTACTAAATTTTCTGAATAAGAATAATCAGATTGGGGGTTAAACTTAATACTAAAATCATTATCTCTGTAAGAAAATCCAACGGCTTTACCTGTAATGTCTTTGACTGAATTACCAATAATTACAGTTCCACTTCCGCTATTCCCTCCAACAGAAATACTAATTCCGCTTGCAGTTGAAGGAGAACCAATCCTATATCTTACATGCCCTATGTCGCTTGGTTTCAATTCATATGGAGCCTTTGAATAATCAACAACTTCACCATCGCCCAAGTTTGCAATATAAATTCTGTACAAAATCTTACCGCCGCCAATTGCAGTCGGTTCAATTTTTGTTACTCCGACAGGCGCCCCTTGACCGCCCCCTGACGAATAAGGAGTCATAACACAGGCTTTTTGTGAAGCTGTTATTCCATAAACATCAGGATCAATACATAACACTATGTTTGCATCTGTTATATACCTGTACACAGACTGCGCAAAAATATTTGTAGTATAAGAATCAGTTATTGAATCTAAATTAAGCTGACCTCTTAATTCTTCAATACACGTGCCTCCCGGAGGATTTAACTTTGACCTTGGCAAAATTTCAGTAAACCCGCAATTTGGAGAAGGATAATTAAAACCCTGATCAATATCCAATTGAGAAAATCTAATTATATTAGGGTCAAACCCGGATAAATAAAGTTTACCGCTCAAAGGAAACGTACCTTGATTTTTCATTTCTAAAGCAACTTCAAAAGAATCCCCTGTTTGAGCAAAAGTTTGAACTGGCGGTACATCCTTCAAAAACAGCAATTCAAGAGCTTCAGTCCCTCTATATACATCATCTTCAAGATTAGGTTTTGTTCCCCTGGAACCACAACCTACGATGAACACTAATAAAAACAATATTATTATGATTTTTTTGATTTTCATGTATATCAACCCATTTTATTTTATTTTGTATTATTAAATTTTTTCTATTATTAATTTTTGAGTGACTGTTTTAGTATAGTCATAAACCATTTCAACAAGCAAAGGCGATTCATATGCAGAACCGGCCGGAACAGTTGATTCACATACCACTTCAGCTTTATTATCTTTAAGATTAATTAAATAATAAGGCGTGTTTTCAACTGCAATAGCCCTGCATTTAAGGTCTTGAACGCCTAACCGCGCTGCTAATTTCAAATATCCCCAAACCTTTGCAGGTTTAATATCAGATGTTGCTGCTGAACAAATATAACTGCCTGCACCATCATTTAAAAC is part of the Candidatus Woesearchaeota archaeon genome and encodes:
- a CDS encoding amidohydrolase family protein, whose translation is MNLNCKHIYLPDGFKDDVYLSIEDGKIKEISDKPGGSANTLTLDGFVMPGCVNTHAHMGMKIFNELYQSLNKRTQIDGKQGIDWLNQIWGYEPKFTPEDVYAATCMTAYEMISSGTIAVADHYFFPEEVIKTSNETGLRILVSPAIFQTKKNGEYTGNYFMNPDRDIDSLLAEIKDLSITNLGLAKIAIGAHSIYMLPQNDLEKIAKFSEREGIPVHMHLGESQEIKTLKELGTDSISYVNELGLLTERLLIAHGTILTQEDAFRMAFAGSKLAWCPFTNARKGKGLIKYKEMDLAGVPVGLATDGNISAFSMNLFRHMSYGVTLVNCHEGDMSAISTEDSFKILTINGARCLGLDKEIGSIEVGKSADLICVKQPNPTDVIHSTEANDVDFVMVAGRVLKQEGKLTNGDHYQKVRRLFRDSVSRLEEMIKND
- a CDS encoding HAD family hydrolase yields the protein MTIRAIIFDADNTLWETDKYVLSMIKETSNSLGLNVPDDLNIKAVQSKNLPFEDIFKELFVENGPVVLAAYRARAKEKGYSATLNGVDVVTSLYQTGKVLGIMTNRTQMIEERLSQCGYLRECFDFIYPPPSAEERKPHRNAYQKAIEHLDGKGISVGEIVVVGDHLDDYVSAKARELYFVAVLTGLTKKEDFVSQGLDDRFIVNDLSGLQKGLFELR
- a CDS encoding replication factor C small subunit codes for the protein MTAINYESKYKPETNIWTEKYRPSTFDEVRGQKDIVNRIRTFVEQKNMPHLLFSGPAGVGKTTLSLVIARQLFTENWKNNFLELNASDERGIDIVRVKVKDFARTRAIGNVPFKIIYLDECDALTKEAQQALRRTMENYTKTCRFILSCNYSSKIIDPIQSRCAVFKFKLLPKPEIEKLITERLLGENKEFTIDSPLNEIIDALYEISNGGDMRRVMNILQACASIAENKKITANLIYSMGSVAKPEEIKDILNTAINQDFDGARRKLLNCMLENGLSGIDIIKQISKAVWDIEIDNRAKVKLMDKCGDIEFRLVEGSDEFIQLEALLAFAMMLKEK